Genomic segment of Candidatus Flexicrinis affinis:
ATCAGGTGTGGCTTTCGCGTCGCGATAATCCCTTATCTATATCATAAGTCACACTATGAAAGATGCGCTAGCATCAGCCGCCGGAAAACACGCGGATTCGCACGACCGGGCCGGATTAGGGTGTGATAGGACGTTGTAGCCAGGCGCGCCACGTCGCTAAGGCCGGGCGAGGTTGCCCGCGTTCGTCATACAGCCCGGTATCGCGCCACGCGATCGTCAAGTCGTTTCGCCCACCAATCTGTTCCCAAAGCGTGTCGTAGTCGCGCAGTACAAAGTTGACGACGAATGCGAACCTGTACTGTGCGGCGGCGGCAAGCGTAAGCGTGATCCATTCGTTCTGCAGCTCGGGTGTTCCATCGAGCTGAATCGGAACGCCAACGTCGATAACAAAGGATTGAGCCGGATAGCCGGTTTCCGAAACCGCCATCGGCTTATCGATCAATTCGGCGAGTTCATCGTAGATCGAATGCGGGATACCCTGTGTCATGAACCGCGTCATGTACGGATAGATCGAGAGCGCGACGATGTCTGTATAGTCGGCGATATCCGCTAAGGCACGCATCTGGTCGCCATGATTGGCGTCCGTATAGCCATCAAGCAGATCGATACCGGTGACTGAGACCATTACCGGAAGGTCGGGATAGCGCTGTTTCAGGTGCTCGTACGTCGCGCGGTGAAGCACCATGTAGGCGTCCCACAGGTCGGGTCGCAGTTTCACCAAGAGGTTCACTTCGATGCCAAACAGCACGAAATCAGGCTCGAAGAAGGCGATGATGCGGTCGGCGTAGGCTGTAAAGGCGCCGACGACATCCGGATGATCGAACCGGTAGCGGTCAAAAGGCGATGGCAGCGGCATATCCTCCTGTACGCCTCGGTATGCCGCCAGCCCGTCACGTAGGAAGTTGATCGGCGTGAACGTCACCATCACCTTGTGCGTATCCGGCGTCAAGCTCCGGCGCAGCGCCCAGTCATCCTGAACCGCTTGCGCGAACGGCTCGTCGGCCAGTGCTTCCGGCCACGGAACACCGTTGTCGAAGTGATGGACGATCAGGTCCGCGTCTTCCGCGATCCGGTCGTACGCATAGCGCACCGCGTCCACGCTGATCTCGTGCGGAAACGGCGTGAAACCGAGGTAGAAGGACCGGGAATCTGCCGGCTGAGCGGCGAGCGCCCAACCAGTGCACAGCCCTAGCAGAACCAAGACGAAGCGCTTCACGAGATTGCGGCGAACGCTATGGCCCTGCAGGGACCGGCAGCACGCCGCGCCCGGTCGCGCCCGGAGCGTAACGCAGCAGCACTTCGTTGATGTAAAGTGGCTCACCCGACGTTCCGGTGTGCTTGATCTTCACTATCACCTTGTCGGGCGTCGCGCCGGTGAGCGGATCGACAAAAATGGCACCGACTTGATCGAGACTGCGCGAACCCTTGTCTTTACTGCCGTCGAGGAACTTCACCTTGACCGACGCGGTTGCGTCCGTCTGCGCGCGGTCGGTATCGTGATCGACCGACAGGTGAAACTCGGAATAGCGTGTCGGGCCGGTGTCGTGGGGAAGTCCGCTCAGTCCAGTGAGCTTGTACTTGAGGCTGCTGGATTCACCCGGGCCGGTCTTGAAACGAAACTTGCAGTCGACCGGCGCGCCCTTGCAGACAACCTTGTCACCTGCGGTATTCGTCCCGCCGACCGTCCACGGGGCGAGCACCTTGACGGTGTCGCCAAAATCGGTGTTCGTAAGGAGTTGATAGCGCGATCCGAACTCGACGGAATAACTGCTTGCCGAGCTGAGGGTGACTTGAGATCCGACCTGTAAGTACGACTTTCCGGCTCCTAGCGGAACCCACGTGAACGATCCTGCACCGCTTCCGCCCGTTGAGCAGTAGTATTCCAGCAAGCTCCCTAACGTCGGGGTGGGGAGGATAGCCCGGTAGACTGCGATAACCGTGTTGTTCGATGCGCCGCCGTTCAAGCTGCTTTCGTACGTATCCACGACCAAGTCGATCTGGAACGGCGCATTGATCTCGAACCACACCGTGTCGGATGCTGCCCCGCACGACGGCGCGGGCTCGCCTGTCTGTGTCGTCGCGTCTTGCGCGCTTCCGATTACGATGGTTGCGTTCATCACTTCGCGGGCCGTCAGCAAGCGTCGGTTCGCAAAGCTGTCGTTGGCGGGGGCGACGCGCGGCTCTTGCGCACGAACGCTGCCGATCAAGACGAGTAGCGTAACGACAAAGACGATGACCCGTGAGCCGTACATAGCGTGGATCCTCAGATGATGTCCAACACCAAGAGTATATGGGCAAATTGAAATAGCGGCGCAAGTGGCGTAGGTACAGAAACGACGCGTGCCAGAGGTCGACCTCTGGCACGCACTCGAAAACGATGGTGACGGCAAGGCGAACCCGCCGCCCTTGTTACAGCCTACATATACACTCGGTACGAGAACGTTACACTGCCCGGGCTGACTGCGTCGACGCGCAGCACGCCGCGTTTGCCGCCATCCGTGATGAACCCGACGGTCTGGCCGAACGCCAGCCCCAGCGCATTCAAGCTGACGCCGTTAGCCGACGAGATTGCATCGTGGTGCGCCGAGTTGAAGTCGAGACCCACCGTCAGCGCGCCAATGCAGCTTGCCGTATCGGCTGAACACACGCCCGGCGCCGACATCGTGCCGCCGCTGAAGAACAGGTCGTCTCCACCGAGGCCGTCGAGGTTGATGCCTACGCCGCTGTTGAGGGTGATCGACCCGGCGCTGGATGTTGCCCGGTCAAGCTTGTAGTTGAAGATGAAGCTGCCGTTGTTCCCTTCGCCCGGCCCTTCACTGACCTCGTTGTTGAGGTCTGCGACGATCACCGTCGAGTAGAAACCGGTCGTTCCCGACAGAGTAACAGGCAGGTTGACGACTTGTGACTGGCCCGAGCCCAGACCCGGCGCTGGTATCGTGATCCCGGCAAAAACTGCGCCCGGCTCGAAGCTGGCCGCAAACGCGACCTGCCCGGTCTGTCCGGCGCCAGCGTTCTGCACCGTCACAGATACGTTCGTGAGCGTGCCCCATGTAATCACAGCCGGCACGGCGCTCAGCACCACGACATCTGGTTGGCTTGGGGTTGCGGTCGGCGCTGGCGTGCTAGTCGGACCGGGGGTGGGGGTCGGCGGGGCAGCGATGACCGGCAGGGTCCGCAGATCGCCCGCCACGGTGGCGAGATTAGGCGCGAGCGAGATCCAGCCTTGGAGCCCGCGGAAGTTCAGCACACCCCATGTCAGGTCGAGGTTTGCGCCGATCAAGCGCACTTGTTCACCGTTGCGAAGCTGGCCGAGGATGTCGTAGATTGTGCTCGGCCCGGTGCGGACGTTCAGCACCTGACTGACGACCGTCGCGTAGACGCCGTCGAGCGTGGGGGTGAAGGTCGGCGTGTTGGTCGGGCGAGGCGTCGGCGTTGCGATTACGACGGGTGGCCGGCCATCGCCCGCTTCCGCCACGCGAATGCCATCTTCGAACCGGGCCAACACCTGAGCGCCGCCGCTGGCCGTGAACTGTACGACCGCGACGCTGTCGCTCGTTTCGCCGAGCGGCAATCGTGACGGCGACAGGGGGCCTTGCGCACCGGCGATACTGGTCAGCGCAAGGATGCTCTCCTGAAGCGACTGCGGGCGCTGCAGCCCGGCTGCGATCAACAACACGGCGTCGTAGCCGGACGCTTCCAGCGCGCCCGGAACGCGGCCGGTTGCCCGCGCGAAATCGAGCACGAACTGCTCGCTGGCCTCATCGGTGAGCGCAAACGACCAACTCAGCGGCGCGATTAGCCCGTCTAGAAGAGCAGGCGATAGGCCGGCGCGAAACTCCGGATCTTCGGCGCCGCCGTACGCCACGATTCCGCTGTACTGAGCGGCACGCAGCCCGATGTAGAACTGGTTGGCGACATCTGGCGCACCATATAGCACGAGCGCCTGCGGCGTCCGCTGAGTGACGCGCCGGACGAGGTTGTCTACGGTCTCATTGGCCGGGTCGAAGATAATCGCCGTGCCGAGCTGCGCGCCGAGCTGACGGACGGCCAGCGCGAAGCCGACCTGACCCGCGGTGCCGCTGGGATCGAGCAGGACGGTCTGCATATCGGTGATCGAAAAATCACGGATGATAATGTTGGCGAGGGCCTGCCCGTGAAGCTGCTCCGCCGACCGCGCGCGGAACAGACGATCGGTGCTTTCGTTCGCCAGCAGCGTATCGTCGATGGCAGCTGTGAGCACCGGCACGCTCATGTTTTGTAGGGCCAGCAAGTTGTCTCGTACTTGGTCGCCTGTGGTCGGCCCGACCACCGCGACGACGCCGGCATTGGTGAGGTTCCCGATCGCCGTCGACAGCGAACCCTGAACATCAGGGCCTTGTATTACGGCATCCAGGCGATACTGCTGCCCGTCTGCGCCGCGCAACCCGCCGGCCGCGTTGATCTGATTGATGGCAAGCTGTGCGCCAGCGGACAACGGTCCGTCGGGCGCGTCAAGGATTCCGATGCGGAACGCGGGTTCCCCCTGCGCGCTCACCGTGCCTATGACGAGCAGCACCATCGACAGGAGCGCCAATAACCTGACTACGGTTCGTGCGTTCATGTGCAAATACCTCCTGATTTCCTTGGAGTATAGCCGAACTACGCCTTGCCGCGCACGTCGACGGCCATCCGGAGGGCCGACGTTGTTGTTTCTAGTCAACACGTTTACAATAGCGTTATCCATTTTTACGACATAACGAGAAGCAGACCTGCAAGAGGTACGTCCATGAGCGATGAAGTATTCCTAACTGCCGAAGGCGCCGAGGGCTTGCGCCGGGAACTGGAGGACCTTATCACCCTCCGTCGGCCCGAGCTTGCGCAGCGGTTGAAAGAGGCTGTCGCAGATGGCGATCTCAAGGAAAACGCGAACTACCATGACGCCAAGGAACAGCAGTCGTTCATGGAGGGGCGAATCCAGTACCTGCAGGATGTTCTGCGCCGCGCGCAGATTATCTCAAACGACGGGCCGTCCGACGTGGTCCGCGTGGGCAGCACCGTGACCATTCAAGAGGCGGGAATCGACGACGACGAAACCTACACCATTGTAGGCGCCGCCGAGGCCAACCCGAGCGACGGCAAACTGTCGGCTAAAAGCCCGATCGGTGCTGCGCTGCTCGGTCACAAGCGAGGATCGAAGGTTACCGTTGAGGCGCCGGGTGGAAAGATCGTGTTCAAGATCAAAGCCATCAGCTAGCTGTCACCGAAGCGCAGAACACAACGCCCCGCGTTCATGCGGGGCGTTTTCGTTTAGTCGTCGAGCGGGTCAAAGTCGGCCGTCCCGCCGAACGGATCATCATCGAACGGCGTTGGGTCCGGTTGTCGGGGCGGGGGCGCCTGCCGTGGAGGCGGAGCGACGATCGGCGGAGTGTACACCGTGCCGGATGATGTCTGGCTCGGCGGGGTGTACGGTGGCACAGGCGGCGGCGCGTACGGGCTGGGCGCAGGCGCGCTGATCGGCGCGTAGTTCATCGGTTCAGGTGCTGGCGCCGGTGCCGGCGCCGGTGCCGGCGCCGGTACATATGCTGGCGACGGGGCCGTGGCTGGTGAGGGGACAGCGGCGGTACCCTTATGCCACGCCTCCATCTTGATCGTCAGCTTGTCGAAGGTGGAGTTTGGCGCGGTCGCGGTCGGCGTTACCTCGAGCAGCGTTGCCTGTACGAGGATGCGATCGGTCTCAAGTGTCACCATCGTGCCGGGCTGGGCGAGGACGATGTCGGCGGCCGGATCCTTGACCTTCTCCTCAAGCTCGGTTCGCACTTCCGGCGTGCTGTAAGCCTTCTCCGACGCGAATACTTTAGCGATCTGATTTACGAAATCCTCTTTGTCGAACAGCCAGATTTCGACTGCTGCGACATCGTTACCGAGTTTCTTGGCAATCGCCGCGCCGCACTCGCCGAAGAACACCTTGTCGGCATTCTCGATGGCGAACGAGTCGTCGAACTGCCGGCCTTTGGTGTAGACCGACAAGCGCTGCGTCAGCGCCGCACCATATGGATTGGTCGGAGCGGCGGCGGCCGCCTCTCGACGCATTTCCTCTTCTTGGTGCCGTCGTGCGCGCATAGCCTCGATATTGGCTTTGCGCTGAATGTCCTCTTCGGTCTTTGGCCGGAGCGCCTCGCGGATCGGCAGCACCACGTTCGGCTTGATCAGGATACGCCACGCGATCGACACGATCACTGCCAGTACGATCGTGATGACGATTGCGAGCAGTAACATCAGAACATCGCTGATCGCCGAACCGGGTTTCGGAGCTTCACGTCCCTGCAGCGGCGAACCGTCGCTGTTGTACACTAACGGGCGTAATTCGATGAGCGCCGCCTGTACGCTCTCGTTGGTTTCGACAATGAGTCGTTCAACTGTGCCGGCGGGGTCTTCGACCAGTGCCAGATAGCGTTGAATGTCCGCGTCGTTATAGATCTCGGCGGCCTTTGCCGCGGCGATGAGCTTCACCCATTCGTCGCGCCACTCTTCCCGCAGTTGGTGAGGTGCGCCGTCATAATACCGGACCGGGTTGAGCACGTAACCCCAGAACAACCCGAACAACATGGCGAGGACGAGGGCCACGACCGTGACAATCGTCGGCATGTGCGGCTTCAGTACGATGACGTACACGCCATTGTACGAGTCGATCAGCCACTGACGTAAACCCTTCATAAGCGGTGTCTCTCCAAAATCGCGTTGCGGATCTACAGCGCGTGAAGCGCAAGCGAACAGAGGTTAGTATACTGCCATCTCAGGCGTGCTACAAAAAAGACCGCGGGACTAACCCGCGGTCTTGCGCTTGCGTTGTGTAAACTCGCCAGCGGGTTCGGGCTCGGCTTGCCGTCCCTTGCGCGAAGGAAGCCGCCACGCCGTATAGTTGCAGTCTGGGTAGCGCGAACAGCCGTAGAACGTGCGTCCGGACTTTGCCTTGCGCTGGATGAGTTCGCCGCCGTGCTCAAGCCCACACTGCGGGCAGGTTACGCCAGTCCGTTCGATATACGGCTCGGTATGCTTGCAATCAGGGTAGCGTGAACACCCGATGAACTTACCGAAGCGGCCGTGTCTGATGATCAGGTCGCCAGTGTTGCACGTCGGGCAAATCCGGCCAATCTTCTCGACCGGCTGCGTCCGCGGCGCGTGATCGCGCGCTTGCTGCAGGTGGCGTGCGAACTGGTCGTAGAACCCGTGCAAGACGGGGACCCACTCCATGTCGCCTTCGGCAACGCTGTCGAGTTGGCCTTCCATGCGGGCCGTGAACTGGTAGTCCATAAAGTCCGGGAAGTACTTCACCAGCAGATCGTTCACGACACGCCCGACCTCGGTCGGCACCAGTCGCTTCTGGTGGCTTTCCACGTAGTTTCGGTCTTGGATGACGCCCACGATCGGGGCGTACGTGCTCGGCCGGCCGATGCCGTATTCTTCGAGCGTCTTGACCAGCGTCGCTTCCGTATAGCGCGGGGGTGGTTCCGTGAAGTGCTGCTCAGGCACCACGCGAAGCAGATCGAGCATCTCGCCCGCCGTCATGGTCGGGATGATGCGGCCCTCGTCGTCGTCTTGCGCCGCATCCTCCTCGCGGGAATCTTGATACAGTGCCATGAACCCGGCGAACTTCATGGTGCGCCCGCTTACCCGCAAGAGATAAGGGCGGTCTGCCGCGTTGGGGCCTGCCGAGATGTCGACGCGGAGCGTGTCATACACCGCCGGCGACATCTGGCTGGCGAGGAAGCGCTCCCAGATCAGTTTGTAGAGCTTGAACTGATCGCTGGACAGCGTCCCCTTGAGCGCCGACGGTTCGCGCAGAACGCTGGTGGGGCGGACTGCCTCGTGCGCTTCCTGCGCGCCTTTGGCCTTGGTCTTGTACACAGGCGGGCGCGCCGGCATAAAGTCCTTGCCGTAGCGGTTCGAGATGAACGTCCGCGCTTCCTGCTGTGCCTGGGAACTGACCGTCGTGCTGTCGGTACGCATGTACGTAATCAGGCCGACGGTCCCAGCCTTGCCGAGGTCGACGCCTTCATAAAGCTGTTGAGCGACCGACATCGTGCGGCGCGCGTTGAATCCGAGCCGGCGCGATGCCTCCTGTTGAAGCGTGCTGGTCGTAAACGGCGCGGAGGGGCGGCGCTGCATAGTGCCGACGACGACGTCTTTGACCGCATACGTGCTGCGCTTCAAGGCGTCGACGTGCGGCTTGACGTCACCTTCCGATGTCAGCCCCGGGTCTTCGCCGTTGATCTTGATCAGGCGCGCAAGAAATGGCCGGTCGCTTTTGGCGCCGTTGGGGCGCTGTTTGCGCAGTTCGGCGTCGATCGTCCAGTATTCTTCGGTGACGAACGCCTCGATCTCGCGCTCGCGATCGACCACCAGCCGCAGTGCGATACTTTGGACGCGCCCAGCCGACAAACGGCCGCGCACCTTTTCCCACAGCAGCTCGGACACCTGATAGCCGACGATCCGATCGAGGATGCGTCGGGCCTGCTGCGCGTTGACCAGCGCCATATCGACCGAACGTGGCTGCCCAAAGGCGTCTTTCACGGCGGACTCGGTGATCTCGTTGAAGACGACGCGCCGAACACGGTTCTCTTCCATGTTGGCAGCGTTAATGAGGTGCCACGCGATCGCTTCGCCTTCGCGGTCCGGGTCGGTCGCGAGGTAAATCTCGGCGGCGGAGTCGGCCGCGCGTTTGAGTTCGGCGACGGTGTCGCGCTTGTCGTTCGGTACGCGGTACGTCGGTTCGAAGTCGTTTTCGAGGTCGACCGACAATCTGCTGCTCAATAGGTCACGAACATGACCCTTCGATGCCTTTACGACGTACCCCGGCCCGAGGTAACGGCCGACGCTCTTGGCCTTTGCCGGCGATTCGACGATCACGAGCTTGCCGCTGCGCCGCCCCGACGGGGATGACGACGGCGCGCCGTTCTTGCTGTGTGTGGACGCCGATTTCGATTTGGACTTCGACTTCGATGTCGTTGACTTGCTCGCCGAAGTTCCACTCTTGCGAGCAATTTTCGACGCCGCGGCCTTGCTGCCGCCCTTGCGCGCCGACGATGACGACTTTGCCGTCTTGGGCTTGCTCGTCGACTTCTTTGATGCGGCGCGACTTGGCTTAGCGGCTTTGCTCTTTGGCGGCGCAGTCATGCCTTCGTGCGCATCGGTGCGACCTGCGCGAAACAGCTTGCCCCCGCACACCTGACACGTCCCGGACGTCGCCGGCGAGCCGTTGTCCATGAAGATGGCCTGAGGCGCTTGAATTTCACGCTTGGTCTTGCACTTAAAGCAATAGGCTTCCATGTATGGAAGTGATCCTCACTGAATTGACGGGTGTTGACACTCACGCTTGCCGAGCAGCGTGGTTACAGATAGCGGTCCTGACCGTCGGTCTTGAGCCGGTCGACCACCCTGCGGATCTCTTGTGCCCGCTCACGCGAGCATACCAGCAGTGCATCCGGCGTGTCTACAATGATTAGGTCCTCGACGCCGTATGCGACCGTCAGTTTGTTGCTCACGATCAAGGTGTTGTGCGATTCCATCAGGATGATTTCGCCGCGGTCGCCGCGAATGCAGTTGCCATCGTCGTCGTGCGGGAGCACCTCGAATAGGGAAGACCAACTGCCGACGTCGCTCCACCCGATATCGATCGGAATGACTGCGATGTCCTGCGCACCTTCCATCACCGCGAAGTCGACCGACTTGCGGGGCAGGCTGTCCCAGATGTCGTTCAGGACGGAATCGTACTTATCGGTGTGAATCGCTTGACCGATCCGCTGCAGCCCTTCGTACATCTCATGCTGCTGACGCTCGAACTCCTGCATGGCCTTACGGACAGTCCAGATAAACATGCCCGAGTTCCAACTGTAACCGCCATCAGCGACGAACGAAAGGGCGGTTTCGTAATCGGGCTTTTCCCTGAAGCCGAGCGACCGGTAAGCTGCCCAACCGTCAAAATCGCCGAGGCGGTGACCCTGATGAATGTACCCGAAGCCCGTGGCGGGGTAGGTTGGCGTGATTCCAAGCGTCACGATGTGCCCGTGCTGCGCCACGTTCGCGGCGGCGCTCAATACGGAACGGAAAAGGTCCGGCCGCCCGATATGGTGGTCGCTGGTCAGAATTGCGACCGTCGCATCTGGATCGCGCGCCGCGACGTGTGTCAGGCCCAGCCCGACAGCGGCGGCGCTGTCACGCCCGTTGGGTTCGACAATGAAGTTCTCGGCCGGGATATGCGGCGCATCCGAGCGTAGGCCGTCGACCATCGCGCGGCCCGTTACCACGATGATGCGCGACGGATCGAACATGTGGCGCAGGCGATCGATGCTGGCCTGAAACAAGCTGCGCTCGTCGGTCAGGGCGAGCATTTGCTTAGGCATGCTTTTG
This window contains:
- the greA gene encoding transcription elongation factor GreA — translated: MSDEVFLTAEGAEGLRRELEDLITLRRPELAQRLKEAVADGDLKENANYHDAKEQQSFMEGRIQYLQDVLRRAQIISNDGPSDVVRVGSTVTIQEAGIDDDETYTIVGAAEANPSDGKLSAKSPIGAALLGHKRGSKVTVEAPGGKIVFKIKAIS
- a CDS encoding ABC transporter substrate-binding protein — encoded protein: MNARTVVRLLALLSMVLLVIGTVSAQGEPAFRIGILDAPDGPLSAGAQLAINQINAAGGLRGADGQQYRLDAVIQGPDVQGSLSTAIGNLTNAGVVAVVGPTTGDQVRDNLLALQNMSVPVLTAAIDDTLLANESTDRLFRARSAEQLHGQALANIIIRDFSITDMQTVLLDPSGTAGQVGFALAVRQLGAQLGTAIIFDPANETVDNLVRRVTQRTPQALVLYGAPDVANQFYIGLRAAQYSGIVAYGGAEDPEFRAGLSPALLDGLIAPLSWSFALTDEASEQFVLDFARATGRVPGALEASGYDAVLLIAAGLQRPQSLQESILALTSIAGAQGPLSPSRLPLGETSDSVAVVQFTASGGAQVLARFEDGIRVAEAGDGRPPVVIATPTPRPTNTPTFTPTLDGVYATVVSQVLNVRTGPSTIYDILGQLRNGEQVRLIGANLDLTWGVLNFRGLQGWISLAPNLATVAGDLRTLPVIAAPPTPTPGPTSTPAPTATPSQPDVVVLSAVPAVITWGTLTNVSVTVQNAGAGQTGQVAFAASFEPGAVFAGITIPAPGLGSGQSQVVNLPVTLSGTTGFYSTVIVADLNNEVSEGPGEGNNGSFIFNYKLDRATSSAGSITLNSGVGINLDGLGGDDLFFSGGTMSAPGVCSADTASCIGALTVGLDFNSAHHDAISSANGVSLNALGLAFGQTVGFITDGGKRGVLRVDAVSPGSVTFSYRVYM
- a CDS encoding mannose-1-phosphate guanylyltransferase; the encoded protein is MDNFYAMILAGGGGTRLWPLSRKSMPKQMLALTDERSLFQASIDRLRHMFDPSRIIVVTGRAMVDGLRSDAPHIPAENFIVEPNGRDSAAAVGLGLTHVAARDPDATVAILTSDHHIGRPDLFRSVLSAAANVAQHGHIVTLGITPTYPATGFGYIHQGHRLGDFDGWAAYRSLGFREKPDYETALSFVADGGYSWNSGMFIWTVRKAMQEFERQQHEMYEGLQRIGQAIHTDKYDSVLNDIWDSLPRKSVDFAVMEGAQDIAVIPIDIGWSDVGSWSSLFEVLPHDDDGNCIRGDRGEIILMESHNTLIVSNKLTVAYGVEDLIIVDTPDALLVCSRERAQEIRRVVDRLKTDGQDRYL
- the topA gene encoding type I DNA topoisomerase, which encodes MEAYCFKCKTKREIQAPQAIFMDNGSPATSGTCQVCGGKLFRAGRTDAHEGMTAPPKSKAAKPSRAASKKSTSKPKTAKSSSSARKGGSKAAASKIARKSGTSASKSTTSKSKSKSKSASTHSKNGAPSSSPSGRRSGKLVIVESPAKAKSVGRYLGPGYVVKASKGHVRDLLSSRLSVDLENDFEPTYRVPNDKRDTVAELKRAADSAAEIYLATDPDREGEAIAWHLINAANMEENRVRRVVFNEITESAVKDAFGQPRSVDMALVNAQQARRILDRIVGYQVSELLWEKVRGRLSAGRVQSIALRLVVDREREIEAFVTEEYWTIDAELRKQRPNGAKSDRPFLARLIKINGEDPGLTSEGDVKPHVDALKRSTYAVKDVVVGTMQRRPSAPFTTSTLQQEASRRLGFNARRTMSVAQQLYEGVDLGKAGTVGLITYMRTDSTTVSSQAQQEARTFISNRYGKDFMPARPPVYKTKAKGAQEAHEAVRPTSVLREPSALKGTLSSDQFKLYKLIWERFLASQMSPAVYDTLRVDISAGPNAADRPYLLRVSGRTMKFAGFMALYQDSREEDAAQDDDEGRIIPTMTAGEMLDLLRVVPEQHFTEPPPRYTEATLVKTLEEYGIGRPSTYAPIVGVIQDRNYVESHQKRLVPTEVGRVVNDLLVKYFPDFMDYQFTARMEGQLDSVAEGDMEWVPVLHGFYDQFARHLQQARDHAPRTQPVEKIGRICPTCNTGDLIIRHGRFGKFIGCSRYPDCKHTEPYIERTGVTCPQCGLEHGGELIQRKAKSGRTFYGCSRYPDCNYTAWRLPSRKGRQAEPEPAGEFTQRKRKTAG